A region of the Thamnophis elegans isolate rThaEle1 chromosome 1, rThaEle1.pri, whole genome shotgun sequence genome:
AGAGAGCGAAAACCCACCCAATGctcaaaccggaagtttgggaacggacttctggtttgcgtgttgggctgtttttcaccctctggaagcttcagagaagcctcctgaaacttccggagggagaaaaacggcccaacaagcaacctggaagtccgttcccgaacttccagtttacATGTTGgaacatttttcgccctccccaggcttcaggaggctttcctgaagcctgcggAGGGAAAAAACAGTCGAACGCGCCTCCCAgaagtccagaggcttcagtgaggcctgtgtgcatgcatgtgctgtgtGCATGCATTGGGGGGAGGGCATTGTATTATTGGTGTGGGTGTGCGcacaacacccccaccccccatgctCCCTCTCGCTTTTGGCACAccttgacaaaaaggttagccatcactgttatagtcTCTTCTCTAACTAAGCTTTGCTGCCTGGTCTTCTCCAGGAGTAGCAAATACTTTAAAACACTAGGCTCTCTTTTCAGACCTTGTCCCGGTTCTTCTAGATTCTTCTCTTGCAGTCTCTggcatttttacttttatttctgcAAAGCTGAACCCGTTGTTTAATGtcatctagtttggtaatgaagttaatacaatacaatagcagagttggaagggaccttggaggtcttccagtccaaccctctgcctaggcaggaaaccctataccgtttcagagttAGTCTCCTAAGTCCAGAGAAGACAAGGATTCCACAACCCATAATCTTTTCTCACAATCTTTGATGATTTTGCTAACTTACTTTTATTCTTATTTGATGTGTCCTCTatactttttccttttctattaaaaTGGGAATCATAATTATTGTTCTCCATCCTGGACTTGCAATTTCTCAAAATGCATTATTTGTGGAGCTGTCTATAACTTCTTACCAGATCAGGCTCAAAAGTAGAGCATGCTTTGCTCCTGAATACAATAGCTGAGAGTAAGGACTCTTAGCATTCAGTGAGTATAAGAAAATACAGTATAGCAATTTATTCACATTTGGCTCTTCACACTCTCAAAGAGAAGGCCTTAAAATACATACACTTTCCCCTGAACCTTCCATTTGTCATTAGATTATAGTGTCCATTATGAGAAATAAGCTGTCTTGATAGAAGAGTTTATGTGCTTCGGGCTTTCTTTCCCTAATTTGGAATCTTCGATTCAGCAGAAGTAGTTTAGACAGTCCTTTTCCTTTGCAAGAATCATCTGCTTTGCTTCCCATCTGACATTCCTGCTGGAGGAAACTGATTACCTCAATTCTTCATCAAGGACATGAATTATTTAATGCCGAAGACTGTTTAAAGAGTTTGGGGTGTGAAAGGGGGTGGGGTTATGGGCATGAATAGAGAAGGTTAACAGCTGTTTCTTCCATCTTTGGCTTGCTCTGCATCATCACCAGCTTGCTGCTTTCTCCTTAGTTATTCTGTTTCCTCCCTTCTCAGAAGCCCTCTTCATCTCTAAGGTCACCAGGCACTGCGTCTGAAAGTATTCATTCCATAATAATGAGGCTTACTCCCAAGAAAATTGGTGTTTTTCCTTCCCACATAGATGGCAGAAAGCTGCAAACATAGTTCATTTCTCTAACTTTTTTAAACAATCACACCTCCTCCTATAATGCACACTCTGAAACCTCTTTTGGGAATAAAATCTGAACAACTGTGTAATCCTTTTAGTAACCATTCCTTGCCTTTCCTCTAGGGACTCCACAGATGTATCTTCAGAGAGCGACAATGCCATGACCTCCAGCACAGTAAGCAAGCTTGCAGAAGCCAGGAGGACCACCTACCTTTCTGGGCGATGGGTGTGTGATGATCATAATGGAGACACCAGCATTGGCATCACAGGGCCTTGGATAACCCTCCCCAACAATGGGGATTATTCCGCTTACTACAATTGGGTAGAAGAGAAGAAAACCACACAAGGACCAGGTAATGGTCATTTAGGTgttatttaaactttttttaaaatatcagggAGCCGGGTtcttcatcatttttttaaagtaatattgaAATGCAAATTTGGTGATCTTGCCCTGATATTTGGCTTATTGAAATGTAAGAAAAGCACAGGAATACCATAAACTACTTTTTGACCGAGCCATGATTTTCAAGGGGAGCCTAAGAATTGCAGAATATGATATTGGCTAGCGAGTTTCCCCAAAGCATATTTTTAGGTCTCATAATTGAGAAGATGATAGCTCATTAACTGGTATTACACCTCAGAAATCTCAGAAGCAAACAAATTTTCTGATCTCAATGCTTTGGCAGCCCTgggtgcaaaaaaacaaaacaaaaatccctCTTAGAGATCTCACACAAGAACTTTAGTGACACTTGGTGATCTTGTGAGACTTtacaaatgttatttttaaaaagtgctttttatttaaatttgaGATTCCACAAACAGCATTCATAGTTGTTGTGGGTACTCCACGAATAGCATATTATGAATTCTTAGAGACTGCCTTTTCTGGCTTGGCCATCAaaactgattttttccccttctgttctAGACATGGAGCATAACAATCCTGCTTATACCATCAGTGCTGCTTTGTGCTATGCAACTCAGCTGACTAACATTTTGTCACTTATACTTGATGTAAACCTTCCCAAAAAGCTATATAACAGGTAAGGATTCTAGAAGGAGCTAGAACACATGCCAAAATGGTTATTGAGAACATTATGTTGAATGACAGGCTCTAGGAATTGTAACCATTATAATAGAGCACTTTATACACACCAAATTTTGAGTTCTTAGATTTCACAGAAATACTATGGTAACAATTGTAGGTTGACAGACAGCTAAGTATGTGACTGGATTCAGAGATGGTGATAAAACTGCAGACAGCAAACCCTTTTgtgacttcatttttttaaaaatactgaccACCCAGAGCTGCAACATTCTTGGCATTTATATCATTAGAGTAGGTGGGcattaaatttcatttcacacacacaaatcctAAATGGGAAGTTTCCCAAGCCTCTGCAAAAGTTAAACTACAGAGATGAATCCTTAATATAGACATAGGGGTTGTTCTGTGAAATGGTGTTATTGGTATTAATTATGCTCAATTTTGCCAAGCAGTATGATTGGATgttaaagaggaagggaggaattaTGTACCCAATTCTGTAATAGTGGCTCCTTTCTGAAATGGAAAATAGAACTGGATGAGCCTTGCTCTTTTTTTGTTAGCTATTCCACCAAATCTATTTTACCAAATCAGAGTGATCCAAAACATGTTTATTTGCCTTGAGTCCTTGTTTAAGATCTTATCCCTTAATATTTGCGCCTTACTATATTTTGCAGTGAGTTCTGCGGAGAAAATCTTAGCAGGAGGAAATTCACCTGGGCAGTGAAAAAGCTAAATGCCAATATCCTTTACCTTTGCTTTTCTCAGGTAGTTTTCATttggtttctttttccttcttggaAGGCTTTACATTGTTTCCTCCTCATCTTTCAAGTCCTGCCTGATGAGTATTCTGCTTTCCTTCATATGCTTTTCCAGCATGTCAACTTAGATCTTCTGCACCCTCTACATACACTCAGAAACCTGATGTACTTGGTCAGCCCTGAGACAGAACATTTGGGAAGGTAAGAAATGGTTCAATACTAAATGCCCCACTTTCTGCCCTGTCATCACTAGCTTTCTAGAAGAGTCTCGTAGCAGCccttctctgtgtcatatatcaCTGTAAACAATAGTGAAGTTTGAGACGCTATTgtatattcaatacataacacaAATAACATCCAATCTGACCCATCACCAACTCTCCCAAGTCGGAGAGAAAAGAGAATTTGGTCCAGAAATATGTGATGGGCCTTTTCAATTACAGATATATTTTGTTCAGGAATTATGAATTTCTTGGTAAAATAGTAGGAGTAACTTTCTGACTTCGGTTAACAGCTTGCCTATTTTTCAGTTTTTCTCATTGTGACAAGGGATTGAAGCTTGCCTCAGTTCTGCATGAATTGCCATACCCCATAGAAAAACAACACTTCTTATAACTTGATGATTTATGGGATCTCCAAAGTGTTTATTCCCTTATTCtgtgatctttttaaaaattcttgctCCATCATGCAAGCTTGCTCTGATGAGATTGTGAGTCAGTTGCTCAGCCCCAGGTGTCACATCCTCAGCTTTGACTCTTTTACTTCAGCTCGTACACCTTTAAACATGAATGTgtgcttatttttttccatttttgctaCCAAGTGTGTGATCAAagcatttctccccctcccctctcccccttcccttccccaaatAGGTCTGGACCATTTGAGATCAGTGCTGATTTGGAAGATTCCATGGAGTTTGTGGACCCCAGCGGTGCTGGTGAAACAGATGAGAGTGGAGATGAGCACATAAGTGATGAAGAAACTGACCTTGGAACAGACTGGGAGAACCTGCCCAGCCCACGGTTCTGTGATATCCCCTCCCAGCCGTTAGAGATGCTGCAGAGCCAGAGCACGCAGGCTTCTCAACCAATAGCCAGCAGCAGTGCTGGTGGCATGATCTCCTCAGCAGCAGCCTCAGTTACCTCTTGGTTTAAGGCATACACTGGACACCGCTAATAGTTGGGCCTCTATGACCCACTGTCACTGTAGAAGACTTTGAGTCTGTTCAGTAGTGCCTGGAACGGGTGGGGGGGTGATGGTCTGACATTCATTTGCAGAAGCTCCAGCAGCTCTTCATTTGCTCAAGGTGTAAGTTCCTCCCATTTTCTGACACGTGCAATGGAATTCAGCAGTTCTGAGtcagtctttgtgtgtgtgtgcgtgcgtgcgtgcgtgctgaAGAGGAAAGAATTACCTGCACATTTTGTTTCTAatctgcattttttaaagaagCTAAGAAAGGCAATCATTTGAAGcatggaaagaggaagagaatcaTGGAAGAAAGCAATCTGAGACTCATGCAAATGCTTAAACTCATCCTGGTCAATCGGTTCGAGCAATGCCCTTGGACTTCTTGGTTTTATGGAGTATGCATCATTTACAAACTTATCACACAAATGTACGTTTCAGGAACCTTCTGGCAAATGATGCTTTTTTAATGAGTTTCTAAACTCTGTTGCCataattttaatacagaaaaccatcctttttaaaaaaacaaactactGGCGATAATTATATCTTTTGTATGTGTTGCATTCATCCATTAGAAGATCTTTCTGAATGTCTGTCAcagtgagccacccagagttccCAGGCTCCTTGTTCTAGCACCAGACACCAAAGAAAGGCTGGCCCATAATAATTTGCAAATAGAGAGCCACTCTGCTGTGGTCAGAAAGTTTGTGTCCATACATTCTTTCATAGGATGGAAGCACACTTCTCTTGCAGTTTGGTTTTGTGTACTACTTGTTCTCTGTCTTTTGGAAAGCTGGCACTCCTGAGATGAGAATATGAGGACTTCTCCTTTTTGTGTCCTGTTAGTGGATGCAGCATGTTGTACATAGAATTTAAATCTGTTGtgattttgttttgaattttggaGAGATTTTAGAAGTAAAAAAGCTTTCCATTTTCGTTGTATTATTCTTGTCCATCTTTCTTTAACATGGGTTTATATATTAGATCTATTTCAGATCTGCTTCCTGGGCCGTCGGTCAGTTTGCATGTCTGTTTGTTTTTGTCCGCACATTGTTGGCTGTCCATGCCGAGATCAGAACTTGGGGGTTAGGCAGTTTTACATTACTCTTCCCATTAAAACGGACGAGGGGCAGTCTTGCAAGTCAGGCTAATTTGAGGATTCATCACGTCTTTCATACCAACATATCTTTACTTGATCATAAAAATTATTGACTCTCATTGAGCGCATCTTCCAAACCATTATGTGTGGAACTgcagtgaaaaaaaatgtaaccaATAGGTCTGGTTAGGAGTTGCTTATATTGTAATGGAGTAAGAAAATGGCATGTGGTCATTTGCTCCTTCATAAAGCAGTTTCTGCCTTCATATTGCCTAGTGATCCAAAATAAATTGGCTAGGCAACTATAGCTTCTGTTAcatcatttatatgctgccccatTTGTTTTTAGTTAATAGTCCTAGCAAAGTGAGTTTAATGTTTTTATGCCTTGGAAGCCAGTTCAGCCTTTCAGCAGAGCAGGTACACTGATGGTGTGGCAAATTCTCCCTTGAAGAATAGACATACAATGCTTGTCCAACATGAATGCTTTGGAGATTCTGTGTTGGGGGCACTTTTTTCTTGTATTATAAAGATTTGCAATTATGCAAGAACTTCTGAATTGGCAAGTAAGTTTTATTCAGTGTTTCTGCAATGGTCTAGTTAAGCCTGGAATGCATATAAGGAAGTGCATAGGGTTTTAAATAACACTGCTATGCAgatcccccccttcctctccctgccAGATAGGGATTTATCTGGATGATAGGGAAACTACTCCTTCATATTTCTGTTGGTAAACCAAAGATTGCTTTAGTTAGGTGTTTTGATTTAAAACCAGATGGTGTGATTCTTCCATTCATAAGACTTAGTATAGAAAGATAGCAATACAATGATTACTGGCTTCTGTAGAAGCCATGTTGATTTACAAAGTGGCAGGAATTGGATGGAATTGTGAGTGACTTTAGGCTTTGTCTCAAAGATCTTTGGTGACATGGGATTGTCCTTTTACCTATTTCTGTTAATGAAACAAGTGAAAATTTGTAAGAAGAAAGGCACTTTATTAGTTGCAGGTGATATGGGCTGCTTAACATTGTGACTGCAAGGTGGGGGAGATGGCAAGCGAGCTCTCAACATTGTAAATACCTTTACTTTTCCTCTTCTGTTGTGTGTTTCTTTATTTCTCCTGCTTATTTTTGAATGCAAACACTTGGAAATCATTTCTAGTGAACTTGGGGGAAATAAGTTAAAAAGCCAGTAAGCCATGAATCCTTTTTGCTTGTCAATTTCAACTTCTTAAAATGATGCCTCTCTCCTTCAACACTAGAACTTGGCTTTGGAGGCCACCAAAAGGCATCCAAATAGTAATAAGGTAGTGTGCTGCTccctttcaaggaaaaaaaatgtattttttaaaaaaaaacatttttacactTCTTAGAGCTGTCTGGAGAAGCTACAAATACGTTTCTAAAATTACCATGCAATAGAGAAACATTCTGCTTCATTGACACGGCTACCATTGATGGGTATCCTGGGTTTACATCACTAATTGTGCATTTTTTGCAAGATGTTATGGTATCAACAAAGGTAGAGCTGTATGTTTAGGCCCAAGAGTTTCAACATGCTTAATGGGTTACTAGAAATACAGTAAGCTGTTTGCTGCTTGGAAATTGGCTCTCCAAACAAGGATTGCTAATGGAATATCCCTAAATccatagccttttttttttttagctcatgACCTTGTGGTGCCATTTTCAAAACTAGTAGTTCTAACTTAAtgcaaatgtgtttttaaaattgtactaCTGCAATaaatctttgggtttttttaaagattgcttgGCTTGATTTATACTGTTCTGATATTATGGTTATCATTTGAACTATTACTTACTGTCCAAGTTCATGGGTTTCAGTTGCAGAACACTGTGAAAGAGAAAATACACATTTCATGCTAAAAATATCTAGTATTTACATTATCAAGGACTTACCTAAAGAAGAGATTAATCATGAATCCTTGCCCTGGTTATAACCTGACTgagtcctttttttcctaatttgtgatgcattttagCCATCCAGATGTAGCTAATTTTACAACTAAGATGAAAATTGAAAGGAAGCCTATAAATGACATGTTATCTGTAAATATTGGAACTAATAATTGACAGAAGCCCGTTATATTTGAATGTTGGGATCAAATTTAGGTTtgaatcaaacttttttttagcaatttCCTAGCAGTTCAAACGCTACTACAACCTTGTTGTAGTGATGATAAGAACCTGGCTTCTGTCAAGAGCTGTATTATATAGCTAGTATGTTCTGAATACATAGAAGGGAAATTACACATTTAGCTGTAACATCACCAGAGGTTGGGGGATGAATTCACAGGATGGGAAGAGGCTGGTAAGGGTGCCTTGGCATGCTTACTGAATAGCGGTGACAAGGGAAGGTGTGCAGCTGGTGAAGTAGCTAAAGCTCCAAATGACAGCTCTACTAGCCACTTGCAGACAGCAGAAGAGGCTCACTGGCTTGTCTTTCTTTCATGGAGAATTGGCTTTCTTATAGTGTTGCTGtgctctcttaaaaaaaaaaactccattgAGAAATCTCCAAATAATTCAGATAGGGTGGGAAAACAAATACTTGGTGATCTATATCTTTGGATGCTTTACAGCAAGTAAGTGCTTCTGATTCAGAAGTCATCTTTGGAGTGAACTCAGTTTCTGATGATCACATTGATGTATGTTCTTACCAATAAAAGATTTATCACTGCCATTTTTAAGGATGTTTTTCAACTTCCTCGTTACAGCCCCAAGATTTCCTAATGGTTGCCTACGTAAATATTAAATGGGCCTAACCCTACTTAGTGTCAAGTCAAGCAagttgtgcaggtgctgtatcaTTCACTCAGAAGTTTCTGCCAAAACAGTTTGAAATCAAATGCAGTGTTGTCTGGCACTGAAAACAAATTCCAGAATGAACAAATACTGTGACCCATTAGTTTTGCACCTGGCTCAAGTACCTTGTGTCTTTTGAACATAATGGGAACGGATAAAGACAGTCTATTCCTGCATGTTTGGCAGTGCCTAAGTGGAAGTACTGTCTCATGTTTCACAGTGTATACAATATCCCATTGTGTGTAGATTGCTTTGAAAAATCCCATTTCAATTAAATCTGAAAAGTTGTTTAGGTTTGATCCAACCACAGGGGTGGgtcttgttaaattattttattaatagccCTTAATAGTTATGCAATGCTTTGATTTTTCAATTATCTCTGACTAAATCCTATAAGTTTCTACATATGAGCCGTATTGTGCTGGAAGCAGCACTCCAGCCATCTTCAGAGTGTatcagaataagagttggaagggaccttaaaggtcttctagtccaaccccttgttcaagcaAGAGACTATGCTATAttggagaaatggctgtccaatctttttgaAAACCCCTAATGATGGAGCaccccaacttctgaaggtaggctgttccattgatttattctatattaatgcaacctaggactacattagcttttttggcagctgcatcaAATTGCTGGCTCACATTTCAGTGGTTGtatactaggactccaagatctctctcacaattactattattgagccaggtgccacatatactgtacctgtgcatttggtttttcttgcctaaatgtagagccttttttaaccattgaatttcattttgatagGGCTCAGGGTTCAAGTCTGTGAACATCCTCCTATATCTTAaccctatcttctggaatgtttgCGATTCTTATCTATCAATCTTATCTAGAATAGGCTAGTCTTCATGACAAATTGAAAAGCAAGTAGGTTTTTCTTCAAATAACTTTACTAGCTAAATATTACAAATGAGCCAATGGtcttaggctgcattaatagagcgacagaatcaagatcacatgaaatgttaataccactttataataagaccacacttggaataccacatccagttttgatcgccacaacgttgagactctagaaagagcaatgcaggaattgtgtatgtctaatgaaaaggactaagggtgacatgatagtagtgttgcaatatctaaggggctgtcacaaagagggaatcaacctattctccaaagcacctgaaggcaggacaagaagcaatggattgaaactaatcaaggagagaagcagaactACCagacaatgaaaataataaatcaatGGAACGGCTTACCTTCCAAACAGGTAGCGAAGATAAGAGAATTTCATGCCTGATAGGTATGGTAATATACATGGGAAATACCCATGAGAGTAGTTACCTCAAGAACTATCCAATTTAGGACAAAAAAATGCTGAAGAAACTGCTTGTAGCTGGTCACCCATCTATCAAAAGCCTTCTtgggattattctttattttatgcAGATCTGGTAAAAGCAACTGACCAAGAAAAACGAAGATATTTACAGAGAGGAAAATAACACAGAATCATAAGATGGCCACCATATTGCTGGTAAAGTTGCTTTCAGTCTGAAGAATTCTGGTTGAGCTCCATTATATCAAATTCATATGGCTGTCATCTCACAAGAGGTGACTGGGTGGCACATAACAATGATGCTGTTTGGTGGCTACTTGTCCACTAGTCCATTGTCAAGAAATATTTTTCCCAATATGAATGCTGTTCCATTTTTTTACAGAATGCTGTTCTATTTTTTTAGAATGCTGTTCTAATTATTTTTATAGGAAGTCTCCATCTACATCCCCCAAAACTGACAAAGACAGTGTAACCTTTATGAATgataaaagtttgtaaaatgttaATCCTTCAACACTTGAAATACATTTTCATCTGAAACAGAGATCTGCAAGGGCACCAATGTCAAAATGAGGTTTCGTTATTAAATGCGAGGTGTGTTGCCCTGGTACAATATATTTCCCAGCTGTTGCAATCTCTGATTCGGCTCTTGGCTGCCAGATTGAACCCAACCCTTTAAAATAAAGTCTAGAGGCCTTCTCTACAAAGCATGATACCAACCAATGTTTTCTTGACGAAATctaagagcaggggtgtccaaccttgctAAGACTTATGGACTGCAACtcgtggctggggaattctgggagtggaagtccacaaatcttaaacgtTGACAAATCCCCTGCCTTGCAGGGGACAATGGCAAAATTAGAAGTTCCTGTTACCATTTCAGATGAGAAATTATTGCCAAGATCCCTTAATTAAGAACATAGGAATTTCACCTCTATTTTCCTCTCTTAATTGAAAATCTTCTCCCCTTGCTTCCCAATATTTAAGCCAGCTGAGCTGTTGTCTCTCCTTAAGGGATTTCCACAGTTGGTTTATTTTCATAGCTGAAATTCTCAAATCATTTTGAACTCCATTTTTCTGTGTGGCTTTCTTTATATGAAGCACAGCACTGACAAATAAAACATACCTTCCTATTTCTGAGTACATTTTTCTTAATAATACAAAAGATTTGCCTCAAACCTATTAACTGTAAAACCATTTCAATCTTTCGTTatatagttgttgtttttttaattttagtgtgcAGTATCTTGAAAGTAATTTGCAGAGCATGTAACAATTCATGAAATTAACCAATCTTTCCGAAAAACATTATCGGGTTTCtcatcttgtgttttttttttacttcttaaaggtgccaagttcaaaaaacactgctctaaaatgtTTGTAGTATCTCCATTTTAGGCTAACTGGATAATTACCCAATTCAATTAAGCAATTAAACCACTGCTCAGGACATAGGACTACATAGTGAGCGATTCAGAAtccagagagaaaggaggaaattcTTCAAGCTAAGGATAAATCCATTCCTTGCTATCCTTTATTTGCTTTCAttcttaggattttttaaaattagctaTTTTGTTCATGAATTTTCCATAAGATTAACAATTTATTAAGGAAGAACTAACCAAGGAGATTCCAATGACAATTACAAGATCTTGATTATAAAGGGAATCAAGCACATAAATCTTGCTTTTCAGTAGTCAAAATATGATTCATGGGGAAAGTTGCTTCCTGATACAAACAGCTGCTTTTAGTGTAAAATTGAGTCCTCTGCCATTGTTACTGATTAAATCACGGACTCTCCTATTAACCAGTCATATCTGGCAAAAGAGTCTAGGTTTATTTTGAAGCTGGCACCATACAAATTATGTAATATGCAGGTAAACTCACATAAGAATAGATAATGATATGTTATTTGATTAAGGTAATGTTTATGCAAGCTGGCAATGTCAAGAAAACTGAATGTTTGAAAAACGATACTGTAGATTTAATTTGTGACTGCTGATAAAATTTTCTGGGATTTGCAAAATTCGTCAGAAATGGTTAACATCTGtaatattcattttcatatttttgatATTATAACCTGCTgcatctaaaaaagaaaaaataataatgtgccACAAAATACACATTTATTTCCCAAATAATTTCTTTTAAGTACTAGGTTTTTAAGTactgggaagaaaaaaatgataaaggacaGGTTTAGAATGCACATtttattaagtaaaaaaaaaaacccaaggtaaAGTGGATGCAATAGACCAAAGCTCTCCAGTTCTGTGACAACAAAAGTCTTCTTTTTCCTGCTACCACCCTCAAATATAACCTACTGCATATGTGTTCTAGTCTAGTTTTAAGGTTGTCCAGTTAAACCATCCTTTTCAGAGATTGATTCTTTTTTACATATTTAGAGTTTCTTTTCAGAAacaatgttaatatatatttatatatacttatatatataaatgtatattttatacaCGATATACAGATTTGAAAATGAGACACTTTTAAAACACAAGACAGTAGCCGCAAACACTTGAGGTGCTGCATTGCAGCACTTTGATGTTGGTCAACTGGCTGTCAGACACCCAAGATGAAGCTATTCTAGAGCACCTATGTACACGGGTGGGCTAAACACAATCTTTTCTCTAAAAGGTAAAAAGGCCTTTGTGATTGAAAGTATGTGCAGTTTTGTAGCCCtgtggaagaggggaaaaaaaaccacccacaAAATATACACAGTGTAAACATCACAaggcatggaattctcctcctaCCCATGATTGAGGCTCCCAAACGATGTGCAGAATGTGCTAACAGTCCTCATctatttccctggatttcttGTGAATCGCACGATTAAGGTTATGGCAGGCGGGGACCCAATGATTGTCATGAAGGCCTAACTTGCATCCGGGGACATTCTTTTGGGACCTGTGACAACACATCCAGTACCCGGGCCCATAAGGTAAAGCTTGGCAATAGGGCTTGGGGTGCCACCGACATAACGAGACGTCACCCTTGGTGTACTTCTTTTTGCACTGTTTGCA
Encoded here:
- the ATG14 gene encoding beclin 1-associated autophagy-related key regulator isoform X2 — translated: MASSRGDGWAGPSWRRPGIVAAAAAAERAYPSETEAGAEGLYVAVERCPLCNSTRRRLTCAKCVRSGDFVFFDGRDSERFSEKKERLKHLRKKQHEFQSQLLTAIEGKQIADQLRWKIMSCKMRIEQLKQTICKENEEIAKNSEWLLRIKDENQKLYRRAQRHQDKKEKIQRHNRRLGELVEKKNCDLRSHHEHLADLRRSHVLELTSVIFPIEEVKIGMRDSTDVSSESDNAMTSSTVSKLAEARRTTYLSGRWVCDDHNGDTSIGITGPWITLPNNGDYSAYYNWVEEKKTTQGPDMEHNNPAYTISAALCYATQLTNILSLILDVNLPKKLYNSEFCGENLSRRKFTWAVKKLNANILYLCFSQHVNLDLLHPLHTLRNLMYLVSPETEHLGRSGPFEISADLEDSMEFVDPSGAGETDESGDEHISDEETDLGTDWENLPSPRFCDIPSQPLEMLQSQSTQASQPIASSSAGGMISSAAASVTSWFKAYTGHR
- the ATG14 gene encoding beclin 1-associated autophagy-related key regulator isoform X1, encoding MASSRGDGWAGPSWRRPGIVAAAAAAERAYPSETEAGAEGLYVAVERCPLCNSTRRRLTCAKCVRSGDFVFFDGRDSERFSEKKERLKHLRKKQHEFQSQLLTAIEGKQIADQLRWKIMSCKMRIEQLKQTICKENEEIAKNSEWLLRIKDENQKLYRRAQRHQDKKEKIQRHNRRLGELVEKKNCDLRSHHEHLADLRRSHVLELTSVIFPIEEVKIGMRDSTDVSSESDNAMTSSTVSKLAEARRTTYLSGRWVCDDHNGDTSIGITGPWITLPNNGDYSAYYNWVEEKKTTQGPDMEHNNPAYTISAALCYATQLTNILSLILDVNLPKKLYNSEFCGENLSRRKFTWAVKKLNANILYLCFSQVVFIWFLFPSWKALHCFLLIFQVLPDEYSAFLHMLFQHVNLDLLHPLHTLRNLMYLVSPETEHLGRSGPFEISADLEDSMEFVDPSGAGETDESGDEHISDEETDLGTDWENLPSPRFCDIPSQPLEMLQSQSTQASQPIASSSAGGMISSAAASVTSWFKAYTGHR